The following proteins come from a genomic window of Enterobacter sp. RHBSTW-00175:
- a CDS encoding DM13 domain-containing protein has protein sequence MRRWVILIATHLAMLAMGFAGGVYTLPILTAPQAPDAAALRTISAETLYAGRLARDLKGSDLLHWGEGEIRVSRDRIAHIGRLAPGPDYKLYLAPRFVDTKEAFLLIKDRSVRVGDVKTFNGFIVEVPAGIDVRDYNTVVIWCEAFDQFISAAEYQPSSQARERARRWIP, from the coding sequence ATGCGGCGCTGGGTCATCCTGATTGCCACCCATCTCGCGATGCTCGCCATGGGCTTCGCGGGCGGTGTCTACACGCTGCCGATCCTGACCGCCCCCCAGGCCCCGGACGCGGCGGCCTTGCGGACCATCTCAGCCGAGACGCTCTACGCAGGGCGTCTGGCCCGCGATCTCAAAGGCAGCGACCTGCTTCACTGGGGGGAAGGCGAGATCCGGGTCTCGCGCGACCGTATCGCCCATATCGGGCGCCTCGCCCCTGGTCCCGACTACAAGCTCTACCTCGCACCACGTTTCGTCGACACGAAGGAGGCCTTTCTCCTAATCAAGGACAGATCAGTCCGCGTGGGCGATGTGAAGACGTTCAACGGCTTCATCGTCGAGGTGCCTGCCGGCATCGATGTCCGTGACTACAACACGGTCGTCATCTGGTGCGAAGCATTCGACCAGTTCATCAGTGCGGCAGAGTATCAACCCTCAAGTCAGGCCCGAGAACGAGCCCGGCGATGGATACCATGA